Genomic DNA from Acidobacteriota bacterium:
GGAGGAGCTGCGCCGGGATCTGTTGGAGAATCTAGCTGCCAGCCTTTCCTGCCGCAATGCGGTGAAGATGCACCATGTGCTGCGGCCGGAGGAGATGGAGACCCTGGTGGCGGAGCTCTTCCAGGCGGAGCAGCCCTACGCCTGCCCCCATGGCCGACCCATCGTGTTGCAGATGACCGACGGCGACCTGGAGCGGCGGTTTGGCCGGCGCAAGTAGGACCGCCTGGTCCGACGAAGGCAAATCGCTGAAAGACTGGCCCCTGAAAGACGGACCCGAGTAGACCGCGAAAAGACAGCCGACGAGGATTTGGAGATGGTATTCGGACGCCGCGCCGCCACCCCGCTGGAGAAGGAGTTGGGCTATCGCTTTCGCGACCCGGCGCTTCTCGACCGCGCCTTGACCCACCGGTCCTTCGCCAACGAGCGCGGCCTCGACGGCCACTACGAGCGCTTGGAGTTCCTGGGCGACGCGGTGCTCGGGTTGGTTGCGGCGACTTGGCTCTTCGAGGAGCATCCGGACCAGCCCGAGGGTGAGCTGTCGAAGCTCAAGAGCTCGTTGGTGAGCGCCCGCTCCCTGGCCCGCCACGCCCGGCGCCTCGGCCTCGGGGATGCTCTGCAGCTGGGGGTGGGGGAGGCGCGCTCCGGAGGCCGAGCCAAGCGTTCTCTCCTCGCCGACTCCATGGAAGCGGTGTTCGGAGCGGTATATCTGGACGGCGGTCTGGAGGCGGCGGCGAAGGTGGTGCGCTCTCTGCTCGAGATCAACGCCGGCGAGCATCCCGCCCACGGGCCGGGGGATCCCAAGACCGAGCTCCAGGAGGCTGCCCAGGCCCGGGGCTGGGCGCTGCCGGAGTATCGCCTGGTGGCGGAGGAAGGCCCCGACCACCAGAAAATCTTCCGTTTCCACTGCTTGTTGGAAGGGGAGATTCGGGGCCGAGGCGAGGGCCGGAGCAAGAAGGTGGCCGAGCAGTCCGCCGCCGCCCAGGCCCTGGCTTCCCTTGACCCCTCCGGGGGCGGCGCTTAAAATCCTCGCCCCATGAGCCAAAAATTACCCACTCCGTCCATCCGCCATCTCGGCGACCACACCGACCAGGAAGTCCGCGTCCAGGGCTGGCTGGAGAATAAGCGCTCCAGCGGCAAGATCGCCTTTCTGCTGGTGCGCGACGGCAGCGGCACGGTGCAGTGCGTGGCCAGCCGCAAGGAGCTGTCGGAGGAGGTGTGGGAGAGCATCGGCGAGCTGACCCAGGAGTCCACCCTCGCCGTCACCGGCCGGGTGTCCGCTGACTCCCGGGCGCCCGGTGGCTACGAGCTGCATCTCACCGGCGTCGAGCCGATCCAGATCAGCGAAGAGTACCCCATCACCCCCAAGGAGCACGGCACCGCCTTCCTCATGGACCATCGCCATCTGTGGCTGCGCTCCAGCCGCCAGCGGGCGGCGCTGGCGGTGCGCAGCGAGGTGGTGCAGGCGATTCGCGACTTCTTTTACCGGCGAGAGTTCACCCTCATCGACTCGCCGATTCTCACCCCCGCCGCTTGCGAGGGCACCTCGACCCTCTTCGAGACGGAGTATTTCGGCGATCCGGCGTACCTCAGCCAGAGCGGCCAGCTGTATCTGGAGCCAGCGCTGGCGGCCTTCGGCAAGGTTTATTGCTTCGGGCCCACCTTCCGGGCGGAGAAGTCCAAGACCCGCCGCCACCTGATGGAGTTCTGGATGGTGGAGCCGGAGGTGGCGTTCATGGAGTTTCCCGCCCTCTGCGACCTGTCGGAGGAGTTCGTGCGCGAGGTGGTGGGCCGGGTGGTGGAGAATTGCCGCGACCATCTGGAGGCTTTGGAGCGCGACGTCAGCAAGCTGGAGGCGGTGGACGGCGAGTTCCCGCGCATTACTTACAGCGAGGCCATCGAGATTCTGCAGAAGGATGGCCAGGACATCGCCCACGGCGACGATTTCGGTGCTGAGCACGAGACCCTGCTGGCGGCTCATTACGAGCGGCCGGTGATGGTCACCCACTATCCGGCGGCGATCAAGGCGTTCTACATGCAGCCGGACCCCGACGATCCGAGCCTGGCCCTGGGTCTGGACATCATCGCCCCGGAGGGCTACGGCGAAATCATCGGCGGCAGCCAGCGCATCCACGATCACGATCTGCTGCTCTCGCGCATCCACGAGCACGAGCTGCCGGTGGAGGCCTTTCAGTGGTACCTGGACGTGCGCAAATACGGCACCTGTCCCCACAGCGGCTTCGGCATGGGGTTGGAGCGCTTCGTGGCCTGGATGTGCGGCGTCAAGCATCTGCGGGAGACCATCCCCTATCCGCGGATGCTGAATAAGATCTATCCCTGATCCCCACGGGATCTGAGTCTTCAGCGCGGGCTCCATCCGCCTGCCGGCATCTCGGATCCAGAGACAGGAGTGGCCCATGCCTTCCCCTTGGGCGCTCGGCGGTGCCTACCTGGGTTGTGTGCTGATCTGGGGCACCACCTGGGCCGCCATCCGCTTCAGCCTGGAGAGTTTTCCGCCGTTCCTCGGCGCCGGGTTGCGTTTCACCCTGGCGGCGGCGTTACTGCTGGCCTTCGCGCGCTTCCGCGGCGTTCCCCTGGGCCGTGAGCCCCGGGAGTGGCCGCTGTGGTGGATCAACGGCCTGCTCTCCTTCGTCGCCACCTACGGCATCGTCTATTGGGCGGAGCAGTGGGTGCCCTCGGGCCTGGCCTCGGTGCTCTTCGCCACCTTCCCGCTCTTCGTCGCCGTGCTGGCCCACTTCGTCCTGCCGGGGGAGCGGCTGGGGCCGTTGGGGACCGGTGGGGTGGTGCTGGGCTTTGTCGGGGTGGCGGTGATCTTCTCGGAAGACTTGGCGGCCCTCGGCGGCGCCGAGATGAGCCTGGCGGCGGTGGTGATGCTGCTGTCGCCGGTGGCGGCGGCGCTGGGCTCGGTGGCGGCGAAGCGTTGGGGCCGGGGCCTGCCGGCCCTCAGCCTGTCGGGCCCGCCCATGGCCGTCGGTGCGCTAGGTCTGGGAGCGCTGGGGGCGCTGACGGAGCGCTCGGCGGTGTGGCCCGCCAACCCGGCCTGGCAGCCCACGGGAGCGAGCCTGGCGGCGGTGCTCTATCTGGGGGTGGTGGGCTCGGCGGTGGTCTTCGGGCTTTATTTCTGGCTGCTCCAACACCTCGCCGCCACCCGCGTCTCCCTCATCGCTTACCTGGCTCCGGTGGTCGCAGTGGCGGTGGGTACGCTCTTTCTCGGCGAGCCCCTGACCCCGCGGCTGGTGCTGGGGGCCGTGGTGGTACTGCTGGGGACGGCTCTGGCGAGTCGCTAGGCTAGTCCTCGTCCCGATGCACGATGTCCGGGGAGAAGGCCGGGCGGCAGATGGCGAGGTACTCGGCGCCGCCGGCGGCGGGGGTGCTGAAGCGTACCCACTCGCCGGGCAGGCAGACCGCGGCTTGACCGGCGTGGACGTCCATGGTGCCTTCCTCGTGCTCGATGCGGAGGGAGCCTCGCACCACTACTACCGTTTCCTCGAACTCCGGCCGCTGCCCCGGTTCCTTCCAGCCCTCCGGCGAGACCATGCGGGCGACGCTCATATCGTCCTGGCCGGTGTTGACGCGGCCCAGGTATTCCTCGATTTTCTTCGGCTTGTTG
This window encodes:
- a CDS encoding cupin, which encodes MPKLIDAPTVIPAAGNKPKKIEEYLGRVNTGQDDMSVARMVSPEGWKEPGQRPEFEETVVVVRGSLRIEHEEGTMDVHAGQAAVCLPGEWVRFSTPAAGGAEYLAICRPAFSPDIVHRDED
- the rnc gene encoding ribonuclease III → MVFGRRAATPLEKELGYRFRDPALLDRALTHRSFANERGLDGHYERLEFLGDAVLGLVAATWLFEEHPDQPEGELSKLKSSLVSARSLARHARRLGLGDALQLGVGEARSGGRAKRSLLADSMEAVFGAVYLDGGLEAAAKVVRSLLEINAGEHPAHGPGDPKTELQEAAQARGWALPEYRLVAEEGPDHQKIFRFHCLLEGEIRGRGEGRSKKVAEQSAAAQALASLDPSGGGA
- the asnS gene encoding asparagine--tRNA ligase, whose translation is MSQKLPTPSIRHLGDHTDQEVRVQGWLENKRSSGKIAFLLVRDGSGTVQCVASRKELSEEVWESIGELTQESTLAVTGRVSADSRAPGGYELHLTGVEPIQISEEYPITPKEHGTAFLMDHRHLWLRSSRQRAALAVRSEVVQAIRDFFYRREFTLIDSPILTPAACEGTSTLFETEYFGDPAYLSQSGQLYLEPALAAFGKVYCFGPTFRAEKSKTRRHLMEFWMVEPEVAFMEFPALCDLSEEFVREVVGRVVENCRDHLEALERDVSKLEAVDGEFPRITYSEAIEILQKDGQDIAHGDDFGAEHETLLAAHYERPVMVTHYPAAIKAFYMQPDPDDPSLALGLDIIAPEGYGEIIGGSQRIHDHDLLLSRIHEHELPVEAFQWYLDVRKYGTCPHSGFGMGLERFVAWMCGVKHLRETIPYPRMLNKIYP
- a CDS encoding EamA family transporter; translated protein: MPSPWALGGAYLGCVLIWGTTWAAIRFSLESFPPFLGAGLRFTLAAALLLAFARFRGVPLGREPREWPLWWINGLLSFVATYGIVYWAEQWVPSGLASVLFATFPLFVAVLAHFVLPGERLGPLGTGGVVLGFVGVAVIFSEDLAALGGAEMSLAAVVMLLSPVAAALGSVAAKRWGRGLPALSLSGPPMAVGALGLGALGALTERSAVWPANPAWQPTGASLAAVLYLGVVGSAVVFGLYFWLLQHLAATRVSLIAYLAPVVAVAVGTLFLGEPLTPRLVLGAVVVLLGTALASR